A portion of the Zootoca vivipara chromosome 6, rZooViv1.1, whole genome shotgun sequence genome contains these proteins:
- the KCNN1 gene encoding small conductance calcium-activated potassium channel protein 1, whose amino-acid sequence MNSCKYNGGVIRPLSSLSSSRHNLHDLDAETQPLQTFHDSGLEVVVSKSERSKGSDPHLDDDPEAEERPRSHKKNQNIGYRLGHRRALFEKRKRLSDYALIFGMFGIVVMVTETELSWGVYTKESSYSFALKCLISLSTMILLGLIIMYHAREIQLFMVDNGADDWRIAMTYERIFFITLELLVCAIHPIPGQYFFTWTTRLAFTYATSEANTDVDIILSIPMFLRLYLIGRVMLLHSKLFTDASSRSIGALNKINFNTRFVMKTLMTICPGTVLLVFSISSWIIAAWTVRVCERYHDKQDVTSNFLGAMWLISITFLSIGYGDMVPHTYCGKGVCLLTGIMGAGCTALVVAVVARKLELTKAEKHVHNFMMDTQLSKRVKNSAANVLRETWLIYKHTKLVRKIDHAKVRKHQRKFLQAIHQLRSVKMEQRKLNDQANTLVDLSKTQNVMYDMVSELQERNEDLEKRISALEGKIDMLGLTLHALPSLVSQAIRQQQRALPRTCGTSNSSERSCWTPTRRRKSPSTAPHTSSDSG is encoded by the exons ATGAACAGCTGCAAATACAACGGCGGCGTCATTCGGCCCCTCAGCAGCCTGAGTTCCTCCCGCCACAACCTCCACGACCTAGACGCCGAGACCCAGCCCCTGCAGACCTTCCACGACTCCGGCCTGGAGGTGGTGGTCTCCAAGTCCGAGCGCAGCAAGGGGTCGGACCCCCACCTGGACGACGACCCCGAGGCCGAGGAGAGGCCACGCAGCCACAAGAAGAACCAGAACATCGGCTACCGGCTGGGCCACCGGAGGGCGCTGTTCGAGAAGAGGAAGCGGCTGAGCGACTACGCCCTGATCTTTGGGATGTTTGGGATCGTGGTCATGGTGACAGAGACGGAGCTATCGTGGGGGGTCTACACCAAG GAGTCTTCATATTCATTCGCCCTCAAATGCCTCATCAGCCTGTCCACGATGATCCTCCTGGGGCTCATCATCATGTATCATGCGAGAGAGATCCAG CTGTTCATGGTGGACAACGGAGCGGACGACTGGCGCATCGCCATGACCTACGAGCGCATCTTCTTCATCACGTTGGAACTCCTCGTCTGCGCCATCCACCCCATCCCGGGCCAATACTTCTTCACGTGGACGACTCGCCTGGCGTTCACGTACGCCACCTCGGAGGCCAACACCGACGTGGACATCATCCTCTCCATCCCCATGTTCCTCCGCCTCTACCTGATCGGGCGGGTCATGCTCCTCCACAGCAAGCTCTTCACCGACGCCTCTTCGCGGAGCATCGGGGCCCTCAACAAGATCAACTTCAACACCCGCTTCGTCATGAAGACCCTCATGACCATCTGCCCCGGGACGGTCCTCCTGGTCTTCAGCATCTCCTCCTGGATCATCGCCGCTTGGACCGTCCGTGTGTGCGAGAG ATACCATGACAAGCAAGACGTGACCAGCAATTTCCTGGGGGCCATGTGGCTGATCTCCATCACCTTCCTCTCCATCGGCTACGGGGACATGGTCCCGCACACTTACTGCGGGAAAGGAGTCTGCCTGCTCACTGGGATTATG GGGGCGGGCTGTACAGCTCTCGTGGTTGCCGTCGTCGCCCGGAAGCTCGAACTGACCAAAGCGGAAAAGCACGTCCACAACTTCATGATGGATACACAGCTATCAAAGCGG GTGAAGAATTCTGCCGCCAACGTACTCAGGGAAACGTGGCTGATCTACAAGCACACCAAGCTGGTGAGGAAGATTGACCATGCCAAAGTACGGAAACACCAGCGTAAGTTCCTCCAAGCCATCCATCA GTTGAGGAGCGTGAAAATGGAACAGAGGAAGCTCAACGACCAGGCAAACACCCTCGTGGATTTGTCAAAG ACGCAGAACGTCATGTACGACATGGTGTCAGAGCTGCAGGAGCGCAACGAGGACCTCGAGAAGCGCATCAGTGCCCTGGAGGGGAAGATTGACAtgctgggcctgactctgcacgCGCTCCCCAGCCTCGTCAGCCAAGCCATACGCCAGCAGCAGCGGGCTCTGCCCCGCACCTGCGGCACCTCCAACAGCTCCGAACGCTCCTGCTGGACTCCTACCCGCCGGCGGAAGTCTCCCTCCACTGCCCCTCACACATCCTCGGACAGCGGGTGA